A stretch of Brassica rapa cultivar Chiifu-401-42 chromosome A08, CAAS_Brap_v3.01, whole genome shotgun sequence DNA encodes these proteins:
- the LOC103833518 gene encoding monothiol glutaredoxin-S4 — MEKLQKMISEKSVVIFSKNSCCMSHTIKTLFLDFGVNPTICELDEINRGKEIEQALAQLDCSPTVPVVFIVGQLVSGANQVMSLHLNRSLVPMLKRVGALWL; from the coding sequence ATGGAGAAGCTACAGAAGATGATTTCCGAGAAGTCGGTTGTGATCTTTAGCAAGAACTCGTGCTGCATGTCTCACACAATCAAGACTCTCTTCTTAGATTTTGGCGTGAACCCGACGATCTGTGAGCTAGATGAGATCAACAGAGGAAAGGAGATAGAACAAGCACTGGCTCAGCTGGACTGCAGCCCCACCGTGCCGGTGGTGTTCATAGTAGGTCAGCTCGTCAGTGGAGCCAATCAAGTCATGAGTCTTCATCTCAATCGCTCTCTCGTTCCGATGCTTAAACGCGTTGGGGCGTTATGGCTTTGA